A section of the Pleurocapsa minor HA4230-MV1 genome encodes:
- a CDS encoding chloride channel protein yields the protein MKQNPLTLSRWVFLWAALGIVCGLFASVYWIVLVWMTHHFEKFGGLSLLLVMPFAGFLVGLIIHLLGNPGEIGLIIDNIHLQGGRLAMRENPSMIFASLMSISSGGSAGPEAPMVQVTGSIGTWLADRLQLQGEALRSMSIAGMASGFTVLFGAPLGGAMFALEILHHQHIAQYYEAFLPAIVSSCAAYTVFVMITRLGIGPVWHFPHYQAPGIDDFAMAILYGVVGAIVGWLFILIFRGCDRAFTKLNCPIYWQTTLAGLVLGILAVIFPLTRYFGEHQLESIIEGNFNATTLLGLALAKMLAIAVTVTGGWRGGIIIPLFFTGACVGNALADIFPRVDSALAIICIMASLNATVTRTPISTTILLAKLTGFSPLTPILFASLIGFFLAPRIPFIASQLKLEQTE from the coding sequence ATGAAACAAAATCCACTGACTCTCTCGCGTTGGGTATTTCTCTGGGCAGCACTTGGTATTGTTTGCGGTCTGTTTGCTTCAGTTTATTGGATTGTTCTCGTTTGGATGACTCATCACTTCGAGAAGTTTGGCGGACTTTCTCTTTTGTTAGTCATGCCGTTTGCAGGTTTTCTGGTGGGGTTAATCATTCATTTATTAGGCAATCCAGGTGAAATCGGCTTAATTATCGATAATATCCATCTGCAAGGGGGACGGCTGGCAATGCGCGAAAACCCTTCCATGATTTTTGCATCTTTGATGAGCATCTCTAGTGGAGGGAGTGCCGGGCCAGAAGCCCCAATGGTTCAGGTTACAGGGTCAATTGGTACGTGGTTAGCTGATCGCTTGCAACTGCAAGGAGAAGCCTTAAGAAGCATGAGCATTGCTGGCATGGCTTCAGGTTTTACCGTTCTATTTGGTGCGCCGTTGGGAGGAGCAATGTTTGCTCTAGAAATTTTGCATCACCAGCATATCGCACAATATTACGAGGCTTTCCTTCCCGCCATTGTCTCTAGCTGTGCGGCGTATACTGTCTTTGTAATGATTACTCGTTTGGGAATTGGACCAGTTTGGCACTTTCCGCACTACCAAGCCCCAGGTATCGATGATTTTGCTATGGCAATTCTATACGGAGTAGTGGGCGCGATCGTTGGCTGGCTATTTATTTTGATTTTTCGCGGCTGCGATCGCGCTTTTACCAAGCTAAATTGCCCGATCTATTGGCAAACGACTCTCGCTGGATTAGTACTTGGCATTCTAGCAGTTATATTTCCCCTAACTCGTTATTTTGGCGAACATCAGCTAGAATCGATTATCGAGGGAAATTTTAATGCCACAACGCTTTTGGGATTAGCTTTAGCTAAAATGTTGGCGATCGCAGTTACCGTAACTGGAGGTTGGCGTGGTGGAATAATCATTCCTTTATTTTTTACGGGAGCTTGTGTTGGTAATGCTCTTGCCGATATTTTTCCCAGAGTGGATTCTGCTTTGGCTATCATTTGTATTATGGCATCTCTTAATGCTACGGTGACGCGAACTCCCATTAGTACAACTATTTTACTCGCCAAGCTAACGGGTTTTAGTCCTCTAACACCAATCTTATTTGCTAGTTTAATCGGCTTTTTTTTAGCACCGAGAATTCCTTTTATTGCCTCACAGCTTAAACTTGAACAAACGGAATAG
- a CDS encoding biotin/lipoyl-binding protein yields MSLQQNSSNQTSSKEFSDLTRPPNKAIENKDNIDPAKSIHQTTLPPPKHSENEKADEHSQADHKIKTAFKKYWWLALLGVLIVGGIAVVRPWSNPTEETATTNQNASLSVRTTKAQTEPIRAWVSSEGTVRAVNYKHLAFEVEGDVTYLAERNGRRLREGDRVNKGELLARVDDRQLLADVSQAKAAIAEAQQNRAAAAAEVVQAQTQVAQARSQVQQAQAQVEKAQTNRNLAQTNLERYRLLVEEGAISESEFDSRVTTARDAEANVAASQAEVAAAQEQVRSAQAQVEAAQKQYEATQSAITTAEARLTQTEVALEGASLYAPFDGIVAYLNITEGEYYSPQIVSSQLGGDYQGILDRIPMVIIDPNQYEVIVDLARSNGERVNTGQTAFVASERNIQKSIGTANITNPEFAYSDTQLETFIDNAQAKGEVFAVNPAISPGGRAIEATIRLFPETTSNIQHGERVLTWIAVKEEPNAVVFPLNAVVYRDQTPYVFVVNGKGIVEQRQVKLGIKGITRQQIMSGVKAQESVVIQGQNLLVDGAPVRIVNP; encoded by the coding sequence ATGTCGTTACAGCAAAATTCATCCAACCAAACAAGTTCTAAAGAATTCTCCGATTTGACTCGTCCGCCAAATAAGGCGATTGAAAATAAAGATAATATAGATCCTGCTAAATCTATTCACCAAACAACATTACCTCCTCCAAAGCATTCAGAGAACGAGAAGGCTGACGAACATTCTCAAGCTGATCATAAAATCAAAACAGCTTTTAAAAAATATTGGTGGTTAGCCCTGTTAGGTGTGCTAATAGTAGGCGGTATTGCAGTGGTTCGCCCTTGGTCGAATCCTACTGAAGAAACTGCTACTACTAACCAGAATGCCAGTCTTTCGGTACGGACAACCAAAGCGCAAACTGAGCCGATTCGCGCCTGGGTTTCCAGTGAAGGTACTGTTCGAGCCGTTAACTACAAACATCTAGCTTTTGAAGTAGAGGGAGACGTTACCTATTTAGCTGAGCGCAATGGTAGAAGACTGCGGGAAGGCGATCGTGTTAATAAAGGAGAACTACTTGCTCGCGTTGATGATCGCCAACTATTAGCCGATGTAAGTCAGGCAAAAGCAGCGATCGCCGAAGCTCAACAAAATCGTGCTGCTGCTGCTGCTGAGGTAGTACAAGCTCAAACTCAGGTAGCACAGGCTCGTTCTCAGGTACAGCAAGCCCAGGCACAAGTAGAGAAAGCCCAAACCAACCGTAATCTCGCTCAAACCAATCTAGAACGTTATCGTTTACTAGTCGAAGAAGGGGCAATTTCTGAAAGCGAATTTGACAGTCGCGTCACTACGGCAAGGGATGCAGAGGCAAACGTTGCTGCCTCTCAAGCTGAGGTTGCTGCTGCCCAAGAACAAGTGCGCTCGGCACAAGCACAGGTCGAGGCTGCCCAGAAACAATATGAAGCAACTCAATCGGCAATTACTACAGCCGAAGCGAGATTAACTCAAACTGAAGTAGCCCTAGAAGGAGCAAGTCTTTACGCACCTTTTGACGGCATCGTTGCCTATCTCAACATCACCGAAGGAGAATATTACTCGCCACAAATCGTTTCCTCTCAATTGGGGGGAGACTATCAAGGAATTCTCGATCGCATTCCGATGGTAATTATCGATCCCAATCAATATGAAGTGATTGTCGATCTAGCGAGGTCTAATGGAGAAAGAGTCAATACGGGACAAACCGCTTTTGTGGCTTCAGAAAGAAATATTCAAAAGTCAATAGGGACAGCAAATATCACTAATCCTGAATTTGCCTATAGCGATACCCAACTAGAAACTTTTATTGACAACGCTCAAGCTAAAGGTGAAGTTTTTGCCGTTAATCCTGCTATTAGTCCTGGAGGACGGGCGATCGAAGCTACAATTCGTTTATTTCCAGAAACTACTTCTAATATTCAACATGGCGAACGAGTTTTGACTTGGATTGCTGTAAAAGAAGAACCCAATGCTGTCGTCTTTCCTCTCAATGCAGTAGTCTATCGCGACCAAACTCCTTATGTTTTCGTTGTCAATGGAAAAGGTATTGTCGAACAGCGACAGGTGAAGCTAGGAATTAAAGGCATTACCCGACAACAAATTATGAGTGGCGTTAAAGCTCAAGAATCTGTTGTCATTCAAGGGCAAAATCTTCTCGTCGATGGTGCGCCAGTTAGAATTGTTAATCCGTAA
- a CDS encoding mechanosensitive ion channel family protein, with protein MSFQKSIAVAWGKIKGSIDGFIIMLPNMVLAAIVFIAFFFAARWLKMIVKRLTRRHRQARNLGMVLGRLAQGAVILIGLFVALSIVIPTFRAGDLIQLLGISGVAIGFAFRDILQNFLAGILILLTEPFQIDDQIVFNDFEGTVENIETRATTIRTYDGRRIVIPNSELFINSVTVNTAFDARRIEYDVGIGYGDDLERAKQLIIEALESVDTVLRKPVPDVLVIDLAESTVNIRARWWIKPPRRADDLKSTDRVLTAIKNKLTANGIDLPFPTQQILFHDQTEETDGHRSRQREGWPAGNQQAPKTRRISDSLKQLAQMRASRNDGNGNHKQP; from the coding sequence ATGAGTTTTCAAAAATCAATTGCAGTAGCATGGGGGAAAATTAAGGGATCAATTGATGGTTTCATTATCATGCTGCCCAATATGGTCTTAGCAGCGATCGTTTTTATCGCGTTTTTTTTCGCTGCCAGATGGCTGAAGATGATAGTCAAACGCCTTACTCGCAGACATCGACAAGCGAGAAATCTGGGCATGGTCTTGGGACGATTAGCTCAGGGAGCGGTCATTCTCATTGGTTTGTTTGTCGCTTTGTCAATTGTCATTCCTACATTTAGAGCAGGAGATTTAATCCAACTACTAGGAATTAGTGGTGTTGCCATTGGTTTTGCCTTTCGTGACATTTTGCAAAATTTTCTGGCAGGTATTTTAATTCTGTTGACCGAACCGTTTCAAATTGACGATCAAATTGTCTTTAACGACTTTGAGGGAACGGTAGAAAACATCGAAACTCGTGCGACAACAATTAGAACTTATGATGGTCGTCGCATAGTAATTCCTAATTCCGAGCTATTTATCAATTCGGTGACAGTTAATACGGCTTTTGATGCCCGTCGAATAGAATACGATGTGGGTATTGGTTATGGCGATGACCTTGAGCGCGCCAAGCAATTAATTATAGAAGCACTTGAGAGCGTGGATACAGTCCTGAGAAAGCCTGTACCTGACGTACTAGTAATAGATTTAGCCGAAAGCACCGTTAATATTCGCGCTCGATGGTGGATTAAACCCCCAAGACGAGCAGATGACCTCAAATCGACCGATCGAGTTTTGACAGCGATTAAAAATAAACTAACGGCTAACGGAATCGATCTACCTTTTCCCACCCAACAGATCTTATTTCACGACCAAACCGAAGAAACAGATGGCCATCGCTCTCGTCAAAGGGAAGGTTGGCCCGCAGGTAATCAGCAAGCCCCAAAAACTCGTCGTATCAGTGATTCTCTCAAACAATTAGCGCAAATGCGAGCTTCTAGAAATGATGGTAATGGCAATCACAAACAGCCATAA
- a CDS encoding potassium channel family protein codes for METSEKQILARERREILQKLEDWLDLPMIVLAWVWLVLFVVELTLGLNPLLQTLGTVIWIIFILDFALTFTLAPRKLVYLKSNWLSAIALMIPALRILRIARFVRFLQGLRATRGLNLIRVLTRTNRGMSALGASMGRRGFGYVVMLTLAIILVGAAGMYAFESDTPDGSGLNDYGTALWWTAMLMTTMGSEYWPQTPEGRILCLILALYAFAVFGYVTAVLATFFVGRDAEDNEAELAGAKSIDALHTEIKALRSEIQALSDRRSEINDS; via the coding sequence ATGGAAACGTCGGAAAAACAAATACTCGCTCGAGAACGGCGAGAAATTCTACAAAAGCTTGAAGATTGGTTGGATTTGCCAATGATAGTACTAGCCTGGGTATGGCTGGTGCTGTTTGTTGTTGAATTAACTCTCGGTTTAAATCCCTTACTGCAAACACTCGGCACAGTCATTTGGATAATTTTTATTCTCGACTTTGCACTGACATTTACTCTTGCTCCTCGCAAGTTAGTTTACCTCAAAAGCAATTGGCTCAGTGCGATCGCGCTTATGATTCCAGCACTGAGAATCTTGAGAATCGCCCGATTTGTCCGCTTTTTACAAGGGTTACGGGCGACTCGCGGACTAAATTTAATTCGTGTTTTGACGCGCACCAATCGAGGTATGAGCGCACTTGGTGCTAGTATGGGTCGTCGTGGTTTTGGCTATGTGGTGATGCTCACACTAGCTATTATTTTAGTCGGTGCAGCAGGAATGTATGCCTTTGAAAGCGATACCCCAGATGGAAGCGGTTTGAACGACTATGGTACAGCATTATGGTGGACGGCGATGCTAATGACAACTATGGGTTCGGAATACTGGCCTCAAACCCCAGAAGGACGTATTCTTTGTTTGATTCTGGCACTGTATGCTTTTGCCGTATTTGGTTACGTGACGGCAGTGCTTGCCACATTTTTTGTTGGTCGCGATGCCGAAGATAATGAAGCTGAGTTAGCAGGTGCTAAATCCATAGATGCGCTACATACCGAAATTAAAGCTTTGCGGAGCGAAATACAAGCTTTGTCTGATCGTCGTTCAGAAATAAATGACTCGTGA
- a CDS encoding YIP1 family protein, which produces MAKSRKQGLWKTLIKALSLQAEFYENVRNNSQARRIALNIVTLAALSHTLGSGVILAIERVSFPYLLPSLIINFLSVSIGYYIWTWVIWKLGQWLKPIEPTYGDLAIPIGFAYAPQTLNFLTLIPLLGRPIQLILAVWSLLAVIVAVRQGLDLSTFRSAIVCVIGWTLIQLAIGFIQIQTTSFNFS; this is translated from the coding sequence ATGGCAAAAAGTCGAAAACAAGGACTATGGAAAACACTTATTAAGGCGTTGAGTTTGCAAGCTGAGTTTTATGAGAATGTTCGCAATAATTCTCAAGCTAGACGAATAGCTTTAAATATTGTGACTTTGGCAGCTTTGTCTCATACTTTGGGAAGTGGAGTTATTTTAGCGATCGAGCGTGTTTCGTTTCCCTATCTGCTACCGAGTCTTATTATCAATTTTTTGAGTGTCTCGATCGGATACTACATTTGGACTTGGGTTATTTGGAAATTGGGACAGTGGTTAAAGCCGATCGAGCCAACTTATGGAGATTTGGCGATTCCGATTGGTTTTGCTTATGCACCGCAAACGCTCAATTTTTTGACTCTTATTCCATTATTAGGAAGACCAATTCAACTAATTTTGGCTGTTTGGAGTTTATTAGCTGTCATTGTTGCGGTTCGACAGGGACTAGATCTAAGTACTTTCCGTTCTGCGATTGTCTGTGTAATCGGCTGGACTTTAATTCAATTAGCAATTGGTTTCATCCAAATTCAAACTACATCATTCAATTTTTCGTAA
- a CDS encoding M48 family metalloprotease, which translates to MIKNPFFCHRRHWYYPLLGFSVALGLNVGTPKIAHSQSIFELLFQGAQIVQLYNISDKEEVALGKQINQQLVSQQFQLADDASANRYVDRVGQHLAQNSTRPDIPYTFQVVQDESINAFATAGGFVYVTTGLLNAVDNEAQLAAVIAHEIGHIAERHTIDQMQQTAIAQGVATAVGVDSSTLVQIGVELALNRPRSREAEYEADRLAVQNLARTNYPQVAMINFLQKLRSQSSPPTFLSTHPATGARIAKLQKIIDSPQANS; encoded by the coding sequence ATGATAAAAAACCCGTTTTTTTGCCATCGTCGTCATTGGTATTATCCTTTACTTGGCTTTTCAGTCGCGTTAGGTCTTAATGTCGGGACACCTAAAATTGCTCACTCCCAATCCATATTTGAATTGCTGTTTCAAGGAGCGCAAATCGTCCAACTTTATAATATTTCCGATAAAGAAGAAGTGGCTTTGGGCAAACAGATAAACCAACAGCTTGTCAGTCAGCAATTTCAACTCGCTGACGATGCTAGCGCAAACCGTTATGTCGATCGTGTTGGTCAACACTTGGCGCAAAATAGCACCCGTCCCGATATTCCCTATACTTTTCAAGTAGTACAAGATGAAAGTATTAACGCCTTCGCAACTGCTGGCGGTTTTGTTTATGTCACCACTGGTTTATTAAATGCTGTAGACAATGAAGCACAGCTAGCAGCCGTCATAGCGCACGAAATCGGTCATATTGCCGAACGCCATACCATAGACCAAATGCAACAAACTGCGATCGCGCAAGGAGTAGCTACAGCAGTAGGAGTAGATAGTAGCACCCTAGTACAGATCGGGGTAGAACTAGCCTTAAATCGTCCTCGCAGTCGCGAAGCAGAATATGAAGCCGATCGCTTGGCAGTACAAAATTTAGCTCGCACGAATTATCCGCAGGTTGCCATGATTAACTTTTTACAAAAACTACGCAGCCAATCTTCACCGCCAACATTTTTGAGTACTCACCCAGCGACAGGCGCTCGTATTGCTAAACTGCAAAAAATTATTGATTCCCCCCAAGCAAATAGCTAG
- a CDS encoding efflux RND transporter permease subunit → MSQLESSENRDLNRDEAKPTLHDRDRHSANLESPKNTIQTSRLSRFFFLNTIFAILLSVLLIVGGVLGYFSMTKQSQPDIDIAVANITTTWAGADPQTIEQQVTDEIETEITSVENVKQIQSASYTGFSVINVEFTSNADTDRAIQELRQAVSQAESELPEDAEQPVVEQVSLNDAPIITLALYGNIDSTVISQAAEEIQDRLEQVAGVSEVNLGGAREEVISVQMNPYRLAALVISPTTVANQIRTANQDVPLNEIESDVIGSQVRFYGRFRTVEELQQLPIARLEGRVVRLNEVASVRRELEQEETRAFISTQGEEFQPVVSVGVVKVPGQDSIEVINNVVATIDEIKQNPDLWPYGMEYSIIADESEIIWEQLGNLFVNALQAMAAVFAILFIALSWREALIAGLSIPLTFSGTLAVLWLMGQTLNNMVLIGMVLALGILVDVFILMMEGMHEAIFIKGLSFDQAALRTIKTYASPAFSGQLTTILALTPLMAISGTLGKFIELLPIAAIICLVLSFAIAILVDIPLSRYLLANVKGVESKSRVDRIFEVASERWARWSLNHTVKNKTIATAWSIGAIALFVCTLFIFTQISVEFFPQSDQRNFSVNVKLPPTTTLDVSQEIADDLGQILREKDYLESVIKYVGQRSNLVASGDLQPTEGSYLLGFSGVFLPEDERDQISFEYLDDLRNELQTALDKYPGATLVLNAQQAGQTGDPIQIEISGSDLTQLREISQQVQMALRQIPGVTDVRDSLGALQPDLRLIPKREELSFYGLSEEQLASQAQYYTRAIDIGNFALGGDEEDLEIRLSTAWPSRNGQVGGPTRRDELLAVRFFSDNPDEELISASAVVDVVQAQAPLSIARRDGRRTATVLAKNENRTVGEILAALEPKLTEMKQNWPSGYSYSFGGETEDQVETFGSAGQALALAVFLVFAVLVLQLGSFRQPFIILLTIPFAMIGTIGGFFLTKIPFSFSAFIGIIALVGIVVNNAIIMVDTMNSYQQEGMPKRQAAVRGAADRLRPILTTSVTTIIGLIPLALSDPTWMPLCSAIIFGLITATLIALIVVPCLYLLLTPKTEVQEVTMT, encoded by the coding sequence ATGAGTCAATTAGAATCATCAGAAAATAGAGATTTAAATCGCGATGAGGCGAAGCCAACCCTACATGATCGCGACAGACATTCCGCTAATTTAGAATCACCAAAAAATACCATTCAAACCTCGCGACTATCTCGTTTCTTTTTTCTCAACACGATTTTTGCCATTCTTTTGAGCGTCTTATTAATTGTAGGCGGAGTATTGGGCTATTTTTCTATGACTAAACAGTCCCAACCAGATATCGACATTGCCGTTGCCAATATTACTACTACCTGGGCAGGTGCTGACCCACAAACCATCGAACAGCAAGTTACAGACGAAATCGAGACAGAAATCACCTCAGTAGAGAATGTCAAACAGATTCAAAGTGCTTCTTACACGGGGTTCTCAGTAATCAACGTCGAGTTTACCAGTAATGCTGATACAGATCGAGCCATTCAAGAGTTACGGCAAGCGGTTTCTCAGGCAGAATCAGAATTACCTGAAGATGCGGAACAGCCTGTAGTCGAACAGGTTTCACTTAACGATGCACCGATTATTACTCTGGCACTGTATGGCAACATTGACTCAACCGTAATCTCTCAAGCTGCGGAGGAAATACAAGACCGTTTGGAACAGGTAGCGGGAGTAAGTGAAGTCAATCTTGGCGGTGCTAGAGAAGAAGTTATCAGCGTGCAGATGAATCCTTATCGCTTGGCTGCCTTGGTTATCTCGCCGACTACCGTTGCCAATCAGATCCGCACTGCTAACCAAGATGTTCCTCTCAACGAGATTGAAAGCGACGTTATTGGAAGTCAAGTACGCTTTTATGGTCGGTTTCGCACAGTTGAAGAATTACAGCAATTACCGATCGCGCGTCTGGAAGGGCGAGTAGTTCGTTTAAATGAAGTTGCTTCAGTGCGTCGAGAACTAGAACAGGAGGAAACTCGTGCCTTTATCAGTACCCAAGGAGAAGAGTTTCAACCTGTTGTCAGCGTAGGCGTAGTTAAAGTACCAGGACAAGATTCGATTGAGGTGATTAATAACGTCGTCGCCACAATCGACGAAATTAAGCAAAATCCCGATCTTTGGCCCTACGGGATGGAATACAGCATTATTGCCGATGAATCAGAAATTATCTGGGAACAGTTAGGAAATTTATTTGTCAATGCTTTGCAAGCAATGGCAGCAGTATTTGCGATCTTATTTATTGCTCTTTCCTGGCGCGAGGCGTTAATTGCTGGTCTTTCAATTCCCCTAACGTTTTCAGGTACATTGGCAGTTCTCTGGCTGATGGGTCAAACTCTCAATAACATGGTGCTAATTGGCATGGTATTGGCTTTGGGTATTTTAGTTGATGTTTTTATTTTAATGATGGAAGGAATGCACGAAGCGATTTTTATCAAAGGCTTAAGCTTCGATCAAGCAGCACTACGAACGATAAAAACCTATGCTTCCCCAGCTTTTTCAGGTCAGTTAACTACAATTCTCGCCCTAACACCGTTGATGGCGATCAGCGGTACGCTGGGTAAGTTTATCGAGTTATTGCCCATTGCTGCCATTATTTGTTTGGTACTGAGTTTTGCGATCGCCATTCTGGTCGATATTCCCCTATCTCGTTATTTACTTGCCAACGTCAAAGGCGTTGAGTCAAAGTCTCGCGTTGATCGCATCTTTGAAGTAGCCTCGGAGCGTTGGGCGCGCTGGAGTCTCAATCATACAGTAAAAAACAAAACTATCGCTACGGCTTGGTCAATAGGAGCAATTGCCCTGTTTGTCTGTACCCTCTTTATCTTTACTCAAATCTCAGTCGAATTTTTTCCTCAATCTGACCAGCGCAACTTTAGCGTTAACGTAAAATTACCACCTACTACAACCCTTGATGTTTCTCAAGAAATTGCCGACGACCTAGGGCAAATTCTGCGGGAGAAAGATTACCTCGAAAGCGTCATTAAATATGTCGGTCAACGTAGTAATTTAGTAGCATCTGGCGATCTGCAACCAACTGAAGGTAGTTATCTGCTGGGCTTTTCTGGCGTTTTTCTTCCCGAAGATGAACGCGACCAAATCTCTTTTGAATATCTTGACGACCTGCGTAATGAACTGCAAACAGCATTAGATAAATATCCTGGGGCAACTCTAGTCTTAAACGCCCAACAAGCAGGACAAACTGGCGATCCAATTCAAATTGAAATTAGCGGTAGCGATCTAACGCAATTGCGAGAAATTTCTCAGCAAGTGCAGATGGCTTTAAGACAAATTCCTGGTGTTACCGATGTCCGCGATAGCCTAGGGGCTTTACAGCCAGATTTACGGCTGATTCCCAAACGGGAAGAACTAAGTTTTTACGGTTTGAGTGAAGAACAACTGGCATCCCAGGCACAATATTATACTAGAGCGATCGATATTGGCAATTTTGCCCTAGGTGGAGACGAAGAAGACCTAGAAATTCGCCTTAGCACCGCTTGGCCCTCGCGTAACGGTCAAGTTGGCGGGCCTACCCGTAGAGATGAATTGCTAGCGGTGCGTTTCTTTAGCGATAATCCCGATGAGGAATTAATTTCGGCAAGTGCCGTTGTTGATGTAGTACAAGCACAAGCACCCCTTTCTATTGCTCGAAGAGACGGACGGCGGACGGCTACGGTACTAGCGAAAAACGAAAACAGAACTGTTGGTGAAATTCTAGCAGCTTTAGAGCCAAAACTAACAGAAATGAAGCAGAACTGGCCGAGTGGTTACAGCTATAGTTTTGGCGGTGAGACGGAAGACCAGGTAGAAACCTTTGGTTCGGCAGGTCAAGCACTTGCTTTAGCAGTATTTTTGGTATTTGCTGTCTTGGTACTGCAACTCGGTTCATTTCGACAGCCGTTTATTATTCTGCTGACAATTCCTTTTGCGATGATTGGCACAATTGGCGGTTTTTTCTTGACAAAAATTCCTTTTTCCTTCTCCGCTTTTATCGGCATTATTGCCTTAGTAGGGATTGTTGTCAACAATGCGATCATCATGGTTGATACGATGAACAGTTACCAGCAAGAAGGAATGCCAAAACGACAAGCGGCGGTTAGAGGTGCTGCTGATCGTCTACGACCTATATTAACTACTAGCGTTACTACTATTATTGGCTTGATTCCTCTAGCATTAAGCGATCCCACCTGGATGCCTTTGTGTAGTGCCATTATCTTCGGGTTAATTACTGCTACCCTAATTGCCTTGATTGTAGTCCCTTGTTTGTATCTACTACTAACACCAAAGACTGAGGTACAGGAGGTGACAATGACTTGA
- a CDS encoding DUF2254 domain-containing protein: protein MNNIKLTKIWDSLHSSYWFVPTIFALTAIALAFTMLWLDRQGYYGSIEKWGWIYTGGANGAREVLSSVASSTIGIAATAFSITIVALQLASSNFGPRLLRNFMQDTGNQIVLGTFIGTFIYSLLVLRTIRGDGDDYNSFVPQLSVTVGLLLAIASIGVLIYFIHHASTIIQVSHVISDTSKELDRAIDRLFPEKLGRGASQTRSAVEDIPADFDLNTYGVKATSSGYLQAIDDEELIKLACKHDLVLHLNYRPGKFVVKGNELMIVYPRERITRKLVKKLHDAFILGKERTEQQDVEFPLEQLVEIALRAISPAVNDPFTAIRCIDRLSAGLSHLAQRDFPSPYRYDDQGNLRVIAKRVTFAGLVNTAFNQIRQYGKSDVAVTIRLLEAIATVAHYTPTRKERATLLRHTEMIRRNSQQAISEELDKKDLEKRYKILEKALKN from the coding sequence ATGAATAATATCAAACTCACTAAGATCTGGGACTCGCTTCACTCAAGTTATTGGTTTGTACCGACCATCTTTGCATTAACAGCGATCGCGCTTGCCTTCACTATGCTGTGGCTCGATCGCCAAGGCTATTATGGCTCAATTGAGAAATGGGGTTGGATTTACACGGGAGGAGCAAATGGAGCGCGTGAGGTACTTTCATCGGTTGCTAGTTCTACCATCGGCATTGCTGCTACCGCCTTTTCGATTACCATTGTGGCACTTCAGTTGGCTTCTTCTAATTTCGGTCCTAGACTGCTGCGTAATTTTATGCAGGATACTGGCAATCAAATCGTCCTCGGTACTTTTATTGGCACGTTTATTTATTCATTGCTGGTACTACGAACCATCCGTGGAGATGGAGACGATTACAATTCCTTTGTACCGCAGCTTTCCGTTACAGTGGGTTTACTACTCGCGATCGCTAGCATTGGTGTCTTAATTTACTTTATCCATCATGCATCTACAATTATTCAAGTGTCTCACGTTATTTCCGATACTAGTAAAGAGCTAGATCGCGCCATCGATCGCCTTTTTCCCGAAAAACTTGGACGAGGTGCGTCTCAAACTCGATCGGCAGTGGAAGATATACCAGCCGATTTTGACTTGAATACTTATGGAGTAAAAGCGACGAGTAGCGGATATTTGCAAGCGATCGACGATGAAGAATTAATAAAGCTTGCTTGTAAACACGATTTAGTCTTACACCTCAATTATCGACCTGGAAAATTTGTCGTCAAAGGTAACGAGTTGATGATTGTATATCCCAGAGAACGAATTACTCGCAAACTTGTCAAAAAGCTTCACGATGCTTTTATTCTAGGTAAAGAACGAACTGAGCAACAGGACGTAGAATTTCCGCTCGAGCAATTGGTTGAGATTGCCCTACGTGCCATTTCTCCCGCCGTTAACGATCCGTTTACTGCCATTCGCTGCATTGATCGCCTCAGTGCGGGATTGTCCCACCTCGCTCAAAGAGATTTTCCTTCTCCTTACCGTTACGATGACCAGGGCAATCTTCGCGTTATTGCCAAGCGAGTAACGTTTGCAGGATTAGTGAATACTGCCTTCAACCAAATTCGACAGTATGGTAAAAGTGATGTTGCAGTCACTATTCGTTTGTTAGAAGCAATCGCAACTGTCGCTCATTATACGCCAACTCGAAAAGAGCGTGCCACACTATTGCGTCATACCGAGATGATTCGGCGCAATAGTCAGCAAGCGATTTCAGAAGAATTAGATAAAAAAGATCTTGAAAAGAGATACAAAATCCTAGAAAAAGCCTTGAAAAACTAG